From the genome of Spirosomataceae bacterium TFI 002, one region includes:
- a CDS encoding NADPH-dependent ferric siderophore reductase, contains FAD-binding and SIP domains, with protein sequence MSIIEKILKKVVLDEATISEKIELSNNAFRIRLQGESIKKSNFTPGYFLRMGIGIGKEEVSMKDKIRSYSIWDVNKSEGYMDLAIATHSNGIGSQWTIDCEVGESVYFKVKKGNFLADASADSYIMIGDLSALSHLYMINRNIGIGKQVESIIYSQEKSDLFRDIDGRTPFDFYEFSPNPSNEIIAKLKEIVPSLSGKRMVYIAGDSRVCVALNQYFRKELNWAIKTKPFWNPIKKGLE encoded by the coding sequence GTGAGCATCATTGAGAAAATCTTGAAAAAGGTAGTTTTAGACGAGGCAACCATCTCAGAAAAAATAGAACTATCGAATAATGCCTTTAGAATACGCTTGCAAGGTGAAAGCATTAAGAAAAGCAATTTTACACCAGGCTATTTCCTTAGAATGGGAATTGGGATAGGTAAGGAAGAAGTGTCGATGAAAGACAAAATACGCAGTTACAGCATATGGGATGTAAATAAGTCCGAAGGGTATATGGATCTCGCAATTGCCACTCACAGCAATGGAATTGGCTCGCAATGGACAATTGATTGCGAAGTGGGTGAAAGTGTTTATTTCAAAGTCAAGAAAGGAAACTTTCTTGCCGATGCTTCTGCGGATAGTTATATCATGATTGGTGATCTTTCTGCCCTGTCACACCTATACATGATCAATCGAAATATTGGTATTGGTAAACAAGTAGAGAGCATCATTTACAGTCAAGAAAAGAGTGACTTATTCCGCGATATTGACGGACGTACTCCCTTTGACTTTTATGAATTCTCACCCAATCCTAGTAACGAAATCATTGCAAAATTAAAAGAAATAGTACCAAGCTTAAGTGGAAAAAGAATGGTCTACATCGCAGGTGACAGCAGAGTATGTGTGGCATTAAACCAATATTTTAGAAAAGAACTGAATTGGGCGATAAAAACGAAACCATTTTGGAACCCTATAAAAAAGGGTTTGGAATAA